CGGGATCAGACGCGAGGGCATCGATCTTTGTGCTGACCCTGCGTTGGAGCTTTACGGGGAGTGACCCAAGCTGCCTGACTGCCACAGGTGCAAACTCGATACGGTACCGGGACACGGGTCAAAGCCCCAGGTCTTCTTTTACCTTTTCCCAGGGAATCGTTCCTTTTTCTTCGGCTTCGGCCAGGGCCGCGCGGGCATCCTCGAGATCCATCATGTCCTCGATCTCGTCCAACAACCTCAGATCCTCCATGGAGACCAGGGCGGCGACATCCTTCCCATGACGGCGGATGACAATGCGCTCCTTGCCGTATAATACCCGGTTCAGGGTATCGGACAGGCTGTCCCTTGCGACACTTGTGTCGATGGCATCGGAACCATACTGTTTGGCATCCTTTCTGTTTTTCGTTTCCACACGATCCTCCCTGCAACATTTTTGTATCTTTTGTACAAATATTACCAAAAGTACGGATCACGGGCAATGATAAAGGATCTGACTGATGAGAATCTGATTTTGTGAAGTGACCTCCAAGTCACGCCATCGGCGTGACTTGGATAAATTAGCTTTTGACCTTCGGGATTGCTTCCGTCTATCTTTTCAGCTCCGCATGAGATTGCCGCGTCACTCTCGTCTTCCTCGATGCTCCTCGCAATGACAGCAAATACAGTTTGAGGTTCATTTTCTGCTTGCTTGTTCTTAACTTGGGTACTATAGTTCCTACTATGGGAACGAAAATGACGGGAACAGTTGGACTAGGAGAGGTCCTGTTGTTTTCCAAAACTCGGCGCCGAGTGCTGGGATTGCTGTTTGGTAATACTGACAGGAGTTTTTACACCAGGGAGATCGTCCGGCACGCCGGCGTAGGGGTCGGTACTGTCCAGAGGGAATTGGAAAAGCTCTCCAGGGCCACCATCATAACTGTCGAGAAGATCGGCAATCAGAAACATTACCAAGCTAACCGGGAATCCCCCATTTTCGAGGAACTGTGTAGCCTTGCCCTCAAAACCTTCGGCTTATCGGACCTCCTCCGAAAAGATCTGGAACCGTTCTCAGAGAAAATCAAGGTCGCATTTATCTTTGGCTCTGTAGCCAAAGGCACAGATCATGCAAACAGTGACATAGATATTATGATCATTTCTGACCGCTTGGCTTACCCGGATATCATGTCGGTCATCCCCCAGGCTGAATTAAAACTGGAGCGGACTGTTAATCCCACACTTTTCAGCATGTCCGAGTTCAGAAAAAGAATTGGCACAGACAGTGGTTTTGTAAAAAGGGTCATGGCACAGCCGAAGATATTCCTGATTGGAACGGAAAATGACATCTCTGAAACTTGAAAAGCTGGTAGATATCGGCCAACTCAAAAAAGAGCCGGGCGACCAGACGGAGTTTGACGGACTGGTTCATTCAGGGCGAATACGGCTCGATGACGCCTGTCGGGAAACCTTGTCAATAGAAAGCCGCTTCGACCTTGTGTATAACGCTGCTCATGCGTTTTCCCTAGCAGCTTTACGCTGGAATGGTTATCGCTCCGACAATCGGTATATTGTCTTTCAGTGCTTACCACACACCCTCGGAGTGGGACCAGAGGTGTGGCGTATCCTGGCTCACTGTCATGGCCTTCGCAATCGCGGAGAGTACGAAGGCCTGCTGGATATCACCGAACAACTGATCAGGGACTTGATCCTGGCTACCGTAATAATCCGTGATTCAGTGGACAAACTCGGACTAATTTCCTAAAAGACAGAGTTGCCCGCTATGTCGTAGTCCGAAGGACATAGACGGGTCATTGCGTCTGTCCGCCTTCACTTAAGTTACGGCGTGACAAGCAGGCGTGACGAACGGGTGGTGAGATAAGGAGTTTAGTGCCCCACCGGGGGAGGCCTTACTCCTCCGGAACAATTTCGCCTGATAATCCCAGACCATCTACAAGGATGGACTTGTAGATCTCAAGTACATCTTCCCTGATATCCGATTTCACACCTGGAGCCGCCTGTGCGATCATAACCCCGCTCTTGAGGATGCTGACGGTAACACCTTCAGCCTGGTCAAAGGTTACGCCGAAAATGCCCGATGATCTTATACGTAAGCCCTTCTCGTTGAGCAAACCCGCCACATGGTCAAGAGGAATTTCAATTCGTTTTACAGGTGAAATAATAAAATTCCTGCGCCCATCCCTTGCACACGTTTCTTCAAAAAACTTTTCGGCCAACGGCTTCGGGACTCCCGATGGGTTGATACCGCACACGGGACAATCCTCCTGGGGAGCCAATTCCAGCGTATGGAATTTCAATTCTCCAAGCTCGATGTACAGCAGTTTGTTCAATAGTTTCGGCTCACGGCCGACAATGAGATTGACCGCCTCAAAAACCTGTATGGCCGTCACGATGCCCAGGATGGAAGGGTGGACACCCACGACACCGCATTTCGGCAGGTCTTCATTTTTGAGACCGCCCATGAAACATTCAAGGCAAAGGGTGCGGCCGGGCACCAAGGTAGACACGTTTCCGAGGGTCTGTATCGCAGCGCCAAAAATGTAAGGTATTTTCAGCTTATTGCAGGTCCGGTTGACAAGATAGCGAGGCTCAGGCTGGTCAAGACCATCCAGGACAACATCCATACCGCCGATCAATTCATTCACGTTGGTTGAATTCAGGGATTCAGGAATCGTCTCCAATGTCACGTCGGGGTTTAATCTTCCCAATTTTTCGAGCGCCACTTCAACCTTGGGCCGCCCCAGTGAATCAGCATCATAGAGATTTTGCCTGTGCAGATCTGAACGGGAAACGATATCTCTGTCGACCATTCGCAAATGTCCGATACCCATCCCAACGAGCTTTTGGGCGATCAGCGTCCCTAAACCACCCATTCCAATAATGGCTGCTCCGGCATTCCTGATCTTTATCTGTCCATCGTAGCCGATCTCCTCCAGGACGATTTGTCTCGCATAGGTCTCTAATTCAACATCAGAGAGCTTGTTCTTCATCGGCAACTCCTCGGTTTCCTTTTCCTTCAGTTTGTTTCCATTTCCATCCATTTTTTCCCGGTCTCGTCAGACATATCATCTGTTCTCAAGAAAGACTAATGCGCAATCAAAAACTTTTCGGTTCATCCTGGAAATGAGTACCTGAAGGATGACCGGATTTTGTGAAAAGCCAACTTAACACCGTTCGGCGCGCTTCGCTCGCTCACGGCAGGCAGGGTTACACAGAGTTTATTCAAAACAGTTCTTTTGTGCAACTTAGCCTGTCCTGAGTAAGCGTAACGCGTCGAAGGAAGCGAAGGAGGAGGGGGTGTAGCCCCTCACGCTACACAAGAGGTTCTTAAATGCGCTATCCTGAACCTAAAAGGAGGTTGTTGATGCTTAGAAGAAAGCTGTTCTGGCTGGTCTGCTGGGGGATCGCCTTCGGTTACATCGAAGCGTCCATTGTGGTTTACCTGCGCAAGATCTATTATCCGGCAGGCTTTTCTTTTCCCGCGGTTATCATCGAACCTGACATCGAGACGGTGGAAATTATAAGAGAAATAACGACCCTTGTCTTCATGTGGGCGGTGGCGGAACTTTCCT
This genomic interval from Deltaproteobacteria bacterium contains the following:
- a CDS encoding HesA/MoeB/ThiF family protein — encoded protein: MDGNGNKLKEKETEELPMKNKLSDVELETYARQIVLEEIGYDGQIKIRNAGAAIIGMGGLGTLIAQKLVGMGIGHLRMVDRDIVSRSDLHRQNLYDADSLGRPKVEVALEKLGRLNPDVTLETIPESLNSTNVNELIGGMDVVLDGLDQPEPRYLVNRTCNKLKIPYIFGAAIQTLGNVSTLVPGRTLCLECFMGGLKNEDLPKCGVVGVHPSILGIVTAIQVFEAVNLIVGREPKLLNKLLYIELGELKFHTLELAPQEDCPVCGINPSGVPKPLAEKFFEETCARDGRRNFIISPVKRIEIPLDHVAGLLNEKGLRIRSSGIFGVTFDQAEGVTVSILKSGVMIAQAAPGVKSDIREDVLEIYKSILVDGLGLSGEIVPEE
- a CDS encoding transcriptional regulator, coding for MGTIVPTMGTKMTGTVGLGEVLLFSKTRRRVLGLLFGNTDRSFYTREIVRHAGVGVGTVQRELEKLSRATIITVEKIGNQKHYQANRESPIFEELCSLALKTFGLSDLLRKDLEPFSEKIKVAFIFGSVAKGTDHANSDIDIMIISDRLAYPDIMSVIPQAELKLERTVNPTLFSMSEFRKRIGTDSGFVKRVMAQPKIFLIGTENDISET
- a CDS encoding type II toxin-antitoxin system Phd/YefM family antitoxin; the protein is MDTSVARDSLSDTLNRVLYGKERIVIRRHGKDVAALVSMEDLRLLDEIEDMMDLEDARAALAEAEEKGTIPWEKVKEDLGL